Within the Cervus elaphus chromosome 13, mCerEla1.1, whole genome shotgun sequence genome, the region CAGTGCTCTTCCTCCCAAAAAcccatcacagcattatttacaacagccaagatgtggaaacaacatACATGTCCATCAAtcgatgaatgaataaagaaaaaaaggtatatacacacaatagaatattaatcagccatgaaaaagaaaaaaatcctgccatttgtaacaacatggatgaagccTGAAGGAATTATACcaagtgaaataaggcagaaagagaaagacaaatagtgtatgacctcacttacatgtggaaattgaaaaaaacaaacaaacaactgaaCTCATAAAGTTGGTGGGGGAGGATAGgtagatgaaggtggtcaaaagatacaaacttccagttaaaatGATTACGCTCTGGAAATGCATgcacagcatgatgactatagttaacaacgTGCTGCgcttagttgtgtgtgtgtgtgtgcgtgcatgtgtgtgtgtgtgcgtgtgtgcacgtgcgcgcttagttgctcagtcatgtctgactctttgcaatcgcatggactgtaacccaccaggctcctttgtccatagggattctccaggtaagaacagagtgggttaccatgacctcctcctggggatcttcctaacccagggatcgaactcaagtctcccacTGTATTACATACTTAAAAAAtgctgagagtagatcttaaaagttttcacCACCAAAAAAAGggaactatgtgaggtgatggctgTTAACTaagcttattgtggtaatcacCCTGCAATATATTTGAATATCTAATCATTACACTGTATACTGTATATCTAAAGCTTATATAAtggtatatgtcaattacatctcaataaagctgggaaaacattttttttaattcttaaatggTCTAGCTGACAATAAATTGAATATTCAAATGAAATACTCTTACAGcaacatttttaaatgcttaaaaatagtaaattttatattatcacaacagaaaaaaaatgagtctATTTGAGAGATTTCATCATCCTACAACATATATGCAGTTTTACTGAATCCTTATCAGCACTGGCAAGTACTTTATTAAAAAagctagtcaaaaaaaaaaaaagctaatcaGACTACATATAACCAAAATTATTTGTATAAAGATTAGTCAAGCAGCACAAGGGACATATGAGGACAGAACTTTATCAGAATTCCTAAGTACGTCAAAAGTCTGTTTCAGATTTAAACGAGGACCACCAAGGTTGTATCtccacgtgtgtgtgtttgtgtgtatgtgtgtgtatgtgtgtgtgtatgcatgtgtgtgtatgtgtgtatgtgtgtgtgtgtgcgtgcgcacatgtgtgtgtgtttgtgcgcgcgcgcgcgtgtgtgtgtgtgtgtgtgtgtcgtcACCCTTTATCAGTTACCTCTGGCAATCAAGACACAGTGTAGTCATGCAGGCAGGGCAATTCAAGACAGCGTCGCTGTTCGGAACAGGCTGCTGCTGTTGACGTGGTCGGTGCATTCCAAAACCATGGTacctagaacagaaaaagagagacgaAGGGTGAAGCACATTAAACCCAGATCTTCCTTTCTAATGGCACTTTCCAATAAAAGAAACCAGAACCCTTTAGAGAAATGGTTAATTCTAGGAATGAGGCACGTAAGGTAGACCTGGAACATTCTgtagtgccagaaagtaaggCAGTGccccaaaagaaaaaacaaaaccaaaaatccaCGAGACAAGTATGTTAAAGGGGCACAGGAGCCAACTCAAAGAGCCCCTGATGACTGAAATCAAAACAATTAGAGCACTGAAATAAAATAGTGTTAAATTATAagcaaagtataaataaatacccATGACTCCATGCTGACATAAATGacttaatatgtaaataaatggggGAGAACAGACACATCTCCCATATGTAAGAACTACAAATAATTTATGAAGATACTCTCCCCTCAAGGAGGTGGAACATAACTCCAGACTCCTTAAGTCTAGACTAAATATAATGACATCCTTCCAAACAGAAGGTACAGAAAGGTGTGGAAAGAGTAACTTTACAGCTAAGGAACTAAATCATGTTTGATAGTATGTACCCTCGATACGAAgtgatgaaaatggcactttacctctgtggtctttCTCCCCAAAATCTCTAGTTCCAGTCTGGTCATGAGAAAAGCATTAGATAAATTCCAATAGGGGAGCCTCCCACAATATTCCTGATCCATGCTCCTCAAAACTGTTAGTCATCAAAaccaaggaaagtctgagaaactcaTAGCCAAGAAAAGCCTCAGTAGACATAACAACTAAATGTAACATGGTATGCCAGATGGGCtcttggaagagaaaatggatattagaataaaaactaaggaaatctgggaattccctgacagtccaatgGTCAGGACTCCAGTAGTCAGGTCATCTTGCTATTGGTGGGGGGGAGTAATAAGGAAATTCTCTGTATTACCAGCtgcatttttctgtaaatctagaATTATTCTAAAAAAGTTTactaattaaacacacacacatcaataaAGCTACTTTTAAAAAGCGAGTACCGTAAGCTCTAAGTGCCTAAGAATCTTCCTCTGTTTTGTCCCCTTCTGTATTTCAAGAGTCTGAAACAGTGTCTGggatatagtaagtgctcaacaaatatgtgctgattgaaaaaataaagtatgaatcTACTCACGAAGACACTAAAGTATAAAAGGATATATTCTTAAAAGGGgcttatggaaagaaaaaaaagggggggcttATGGGAAACTTCAAAAAACTGAACTGCAAAACACAAAATCACTTGGCATTACTTTCTAAACTCTTTTATGTGGGGAAAAATACTGAGAACATGTGGTATATATTTCATAATTGTTGTTAAATACCTCCAAAtgcttgaaaattttcaaaccccaagaaaataactaaattattcattcaacagatagtGAGTATCCATATGACAATGTGCAAGATGCTTGGGATACAGCACTGAACAAGACAGGTATGATCACTGTCCCTGTGGTGCTTAAAATGTACTGAATTCACTACCTGAAGAGGGTTTCTGTGGTCCTAAAAGGCAACTACTGCTTGACATAGGAATGTGAGTAAGATACTAAAATGTTACTTCTCAAGATTATGTAACAATGAAAATACATTCCATCTTAAGTCACTGACAACGTATGTTACCAGAATCAGGAGCTAGATCATAAGCCCCTTAATTATTTCAACAGCACTTGTAGCACTTAAAATGTTCATTTCACACTGTAGGTGTGAAAACTACTCTTCACATAAATGCAAGAGGCAGCTTTAAGTGGTGCATGGGTGAaactgggagaggaaaaaaagacaaagtagGAGGGTGGAAGCTAAAAGGTGGTGCACAAAGACCCACACAGCATCACATTCCCTCTGGACTGGACAACATCCTGGGCCCCACCCTCGATGAATCAAAACCTCCTAGAGCAGGACTCAAGGGTTTGCATTTCACTCTCACCAGGAGATTCTGAAGCTCAGGCAGGCTAGGGTAACATTAGGTAACAGTGATAAGCTTTcagctttcatttttatgataAATCGATCTTTATGAAATCAAATTTGAAAGAGAGTATGGTTTTCTCTTGGAATGATGGAAATGGTTTGAAATAAACATAGGCAGTGGTTGCACACCTAATGTTCACACACTGTGAAcacactaaatgccactgaactgttaACTTCAAAATGGTTAACATTATGTCATGTGTTTTACCTcaactttaaaaagtcaaatttgtAAACATGATTCAAGTATTCAAATAGAAAACATAACATCCACTCTTAATCCACATAAACTCTTTTACTTTTGGCCAtgctgaggcatgcaggatctcagttctccaaccaggaatcgaacctcagcaccctgcagtggaaacatggagtcctGACCaccggacccccagggaatttccTACATGAACTTTTAATCTCTAAGTAATTTTATATTGCTTATTTGAAAAAAGTCAGGTTTGTTTCTTGAAGGCAGAGACTTGATTAGCTACAGCAGTTTGAATTCAACAAcagtttttacaaaataaatggtctaaagaatgtatacatgtatataactgagtcactttcctgcagcagagattggcataacattgtaaatcaactatattgttgctgttcagtcgctgagtcgtgttcagctctttgtgaccccatggactgcagcacgccaggcttccctgtctttcactatcacccagagtttgctcagattcaagtccattgagtccatgatgctatatttcaaataaaaataaataaccaatggCCTGACTgaaatttgcttttcattttcaaaatattcagtAGTTTTTCTCTCAAACTTTCTTTATGCAAGTCTGCatatcgaacccgggtctcctgcattccaggcagatcctttaccatcttagccaccagcaaagcctctatgaacatacacacatacactcaaaaTGTGTACAGTGAAAATCATCTTTTAATCATTTTCCCTAAAgatttgaaatattaaatttcTTACCCTCGTCTCTGTGCATCAACCCAGGCCTGATCTCTGTTATCTTTTTcaggatcatatagtaattcatCATTTGTTGGAATTCTgtgttgtttcttcttttttttcttggtctcttgtgctaattttgaaaatgttaagaaTATGGCTAAGTAGCATGTCTTAAAATTCACACCTCTTTTACACAAAATGAAGAATCCTTTTTCCTAAGGTatacattttttctattttcctaaaaaaaatttttttaaactactccTCCAAATAAAGTTCAGAACCGAGTTCAAATAATGAGAAGTCAAGAGTCTCAAAAAAGCCACTCAAATCAAGTCAAGAATagacactaatttttttttttttttgctgcactgctTGGCTTACagaatcttagctcccagaccagggatcaaacccagacttctagaagtggaagcatggaatctcaaccactggaccaccagggaattccttagaAACTATTTTTGATGTCTTAAATTTTCCATAAGTTCTCATATATAAAATGCTACTGAAATCACAACAAAaatgaggtgggggggggggaaccaCTAAGATCATCTACATACACTAGACCTACCTGAGCAGGTCAGTATTTatgcaacaatatataaaaatataaaatcatttctttaccttataaatatgtatgtattccaTCATAACTACTGATATAATTTAGTTTTATATTGTCATTATATTAAACTTTACTCAAAATTTACACaaaatcaggggcttccctggtggtccagtggttaagaatctgccttgcaacgcaaGAAACACCACTTCcatccctcatctgggaagatcccacatgccacagagcaactaaagcctCAGCCCGctgcctagagcctatgctccacaacaagagaagccactgcaataagaagcccactaccacaaccaagagtagcccctgcttgccgcaactagagaaagcctgcatgcagcaacgaagacacactacagcccccaaaaaataaattttaatttatataaaatcaaTTTCAAAGAACAgagaggtttattttttttaaaaaagcaacaactTAGGGAAAATTCTACAAGAGAGTAAAATCTAGAAACTATCTGCAGTTGTGAAAGCAAATGCTACTGTGCTAAAGGACCCTGAAGGAAAAGGAGGCCGAGAGCCTTCAGGAGAGAGATACTGAGTCAGgactctcttcctctccccagaTGTGCCTCTGCACGCCGCCCTAGTCCCAGGTCCTCAAGTGTGTGTTTCCACCTGTTCTATGTACAATCCTGCTTTTGTTTTCACATCAACTGCCTGcaatttcttaaaagataaaaCTCAAAGGGAAAACCTAATATCAAATTGCTAGGTAAAACGTCTTTCATAAAATATAACTGCTAAACCTGGTAAACGTGTTCCTTACCTGCTTTGTCTTCATCTTCAGAATCAGAATCAAAATATATATTGTCATAGTACTTCGTCGGAGCTGTTCCAACTATCCCATCTCCTGAAGACCCTAGTCAAAccataaaagaaatttaaagactGAAACATGCAGAATTGACAAGATAGAAAACTCCATACATTCTTCCATCACTTCAAACTGCTATCGGCTCATTCCCAATCTCATTTCAGTGGAAAAATACTTTCACGTCAATGACTTACTGGAGTCAGTGACTTACTGGATTTCTGTGCCCTATGCAATTACAGAGAACTTCTCATCCTTGAATAAGTGTTCCAAATCATGAGAAAATTATTCTCCTTCCCTTGCCATAAAGAGACTGAAAGCACATGTGATAATGATAAAAGCACATCTAATTAAACAAAACAGCCATATTTTCAAGTTACCAGTATAGATATCTCTACCTTTCAGCCATGCAGTCTACTGTAGAGAACAGGAAATAAACATCTTGTTTGAAGGGACTTTAGAAAAAAGCAGATAAGCGCTCTACAAAGAGTCAGGAGGAATGAGCCAAGGACATGTCCCTCCTCTCCTCAGTCATGCCCAGTGCCATGACATTACCTACACTTACGTCATCATACGCCTGCACCCCTAATTCTTCCTCTTAATTAATATCTGCCTTTGCTTTTATCATTATCATATATGCTTTCAATTCTTAACAGTTAATATACAGAATAACAACATGGAAACCAATGCAGAGGAGTCCTACTTTCACAAACAGTTTTCAAGTCAGGTACATTTTACATAACAGACTATGCATCAAAATCAAGTGTATTTCATTACTTACTAAAATAAGACAGGAATTTGTGGTGACACATTACTCAATCTGCTCTATCAGTGCTATATAACCTAAAAAGTACTCCTATAAGTtaatgtgtctttctttctttatcctaGGGTAAAAAGTACAACAGGAAATCATATAAGTAAACAACGCTTAACAGTCTCTTTCCAGCACCACAGGAAAATTCTGCACTAGCAATGAAAGAAAACTACACTCAGGTTGCCAAGTGCATGTATCCATTCACTCAAGATGTGTTTACTGGGCTCTGACTGAAAGTGCTGGGGACACAACAGAACGCAAAAAGGCTCTCAGCCATGATGGAgcttagaaaaacatctatgtgaAAAGCTAACTCAAAGTTTACCTGCTTCTAGAGAAGATAACTTGTCCTCCATTGTTTTTATGGTAGAATTTAACTcagcttccatttctttttcaaattcatctTCACTAGAGGATTCACTTTCCCCAGTAAGGCATTCTCTGATAAGTTTTCGTTTTTGGTCAGGAGTTCCATGTAAAAGCACATCCACCTCATCTTCAGAACTAGAACACATTTAAATCACAAAGAACATGaatattaaagtattaaaataacttaaaacacCTATCATTCCACTGCCCaacaattttaagttttataaggTTGCATTGGATTCAGCTGTCATTACATCCAGCTCTTCTCACTTCAACCATTTCTGCATATTTCCAAACATAGTTTTTAATATCTGCATACCGTTTCCTCTTACAGATGCGGTATAGTTATTTGTCCTTGCTATTAAACACATACAATGAATAGCTCtgtatatataattttgcttCTATTGATTTCCTTAGGTTAAATGTCTAAAATTAGACACAAACATATTTCTGACTTCTGGAATTATCACATTACTTTCCAAGTGTATTGCACCAATTCATAATTCCATCAGCAATGAAAATTTTACTGGGCATTTGTTTTAAACTCTGGACACttaaataaaacttaatataTATAACAGACAGCTAATATATCCACACAAAATGTTAACAGACAGTAAGCAAATATCACAGTTTAAAAGGCACAATGCTACAGAGAactataaaaagagagagagagacctaaaTTATATTCCAAATTCTCCTGAGCAATTTATGCCAATTTGGCCTTTTGTGCCTGGGTCTCCCCATCAATAGCAGTATGGAATTAAACCAGGTAtcagaagaaatgaaatgttATCAAGATGAAATGCCTAAGACATTTCTAATACAGTCAATAGTACATATATAATGTTCAATTATTCATGGTGTGATGAACAGTTACAGACTATTCATGGGTTTTGCTTCactatttttctcatctattaacACACCAGAAGGAGGTAAGTAAGAATAATACAACTCATGCCAATCAATTTTGCTAATGACAGAGGCCTTATTCAGATTTAATCCCAAGAAAATTCCCCATCCTGACTAGCATGCTCCCTTTCTTCATCACCTCTATATTCACTCATGTTCTCTGCCTGGACCACCATGGCCTAAGGATCTCCAGGTCTCAAAACTCTTCTGCTTCCTTCCACCCTGAACCCTGAGGCCAGCATGTTATTCCTAAAGAACTCTTATCACatcactcagtcagtcagttcagtcgctcagtcgtgtccgactctttgcgaccccgtgaatcgcagcacgccaggcctccctgtccatcaccaactcccggagtttactcaagctcatgtccatcgagtcggtgatgccatccagccatctcaccctctgtcgtccccttctcctcctgcccccaatccctcccagcatcagggtcttttccagtgagtcaactctttgcatgaggtggccaaagtattggagtttcagcttcagcatcagtccttccaatgaacacccacgactgatctcctttaggatggactggatggatctccttgcagtccaagggactctcaagagtcttctccaacaccacagttcaaaagcatcaattttttggcgctcagctttcttcacagtccaactctcacatccatacatgaccactggaaaaagcatagccttgactaaacggacctttgttggcaaagtaatgtctctgctttttaatatgctatctaggttggtcataactttccttccaaggagtaagcgtcttttaatttcatggctgcagtcaccatctgcagtgattttggagcccaaagaaataaagtctgacactgtttccactgtctccccatctaatttcccatgaggtgatgggaccagatgccatgatcttagttttctgaatgttgagctttaagccaactttttcactctcctctttcactttcatcaagaggctttttagttcttcttcactttctgccataagggtagtgtcatctgcatatctgaggttattgatatttctcccagcaatcttgattccagcttgtgcttcttccagcccagcgtttctcatgatgtactctgcatataagttaaataagcagggtgacaatatgcagccttgacgtactccttttcctatttggaatcagtctgttgttccatgtccagttctaactgttgcttcctgacctgcatacaggtttctcaagaggcaggtcaggtggtctggtattcccatctctttcagaattttccacagtttatcgtgatccgcacagtcgaaggctttgacgtagtcaataaagcagaaatagatgtttttctggaactctcttggttttttgatgatccagcatatgttggcaatttgatctctggttcctctgccttttctaaaaccagcttgaacatctggaagttctcggttcacgtattgctaaagcctagcttggataattttgagcattactttactagcatgtgagatgagtgcaattgtgcggtagtttgagtattctttgggattgcctttcttagggattggaatgaaaactgaccttttccagtcctgtggccactgctgagttttccaaatttgctggcatattgagtgcagcactttcacagcatcatctttcaggatttgaaagagctcaactgtgCGGGGAGCGGCCTGAACCAAAaggctgactctgggagctgccttgatcctccagggtctgttcgcagacatagctctctgtcccgccacccctctctGGAATTTATTATCTAAGTTAAATCTTAACAGAACATTAGcaagccttgaatgcacacatgATGCAGATGGATAAGCCTTTCTCGACCACCCTTAAGATAAACGGGATGCCCTTCTTAACCCTTGATGTTATCAGAGAgttctggtgattgttatctcaAAGTGAtgtatatggaaaaatattttctcttcttaagattctcttcttggtttagtataaatgtaaccctgagaaataaagaatcatcgctgactgcagcgatcctctcgaccccatctgttctttgtctttatttcttagcctaaaggaatGCGTagtgttgctcgctgaaatcttccggctggcccggcacaactggaattccatcacatccactaactttgttcgtagtgatgctttctaaggcccacttgacttcacattccaggatgtctggctctaggtcagtgatcacaccaaaagtaggaagtcaagaaacacctggagtaacaggcaaatttggccttggagtatggaatgaagcaggacaaaggctaataagagttttgccaaaagaacacactggtcatagcaaacactctcttccaacgatacaagagataactctacacatggacatataatcagattgattatattctctgcagccaaagatggagaagctctatacagtcagcaaaaacaagactgtggctcagatcatgaactccttattgccaaattcagacttaaactgaacaaagtagggaaaaccactagaccattcatgtatgacctaaatcaaatcccttatgactatacagtggaagtgagaaatagatttaagggactagatctgatagacagatctgagagcctgatgaactaaggacggaggttcgtgacattgtacaggagacagagatcaagacaatccccatggaaaagaaatgcaaaaaggcaaaatggttgtctgaggaggccttacaaatagctgtgaaaagaagagaagcgaaaagcaaaggagaaaaggaaagatatccccatttgaatgcagagttccaaagaatagccaggagagataagaaagccttcctcagtgatcacatCACTACCcaaatccaaaagaaaatcatCCATGACCAAAACTTTGAGTACAGCATTCAAAAGAATCTTCCACAATCTGGTTTCAACTTATCTTTTCAGCCTTATCTTTCACTATTACCCTTGAACTACCACAGTACTCTTCAACTGGGGGCAATTTTGCCTCCTAGGGAACATCTGGCATAGCTAGAGATGTTTTTGATGGTCACAACCAGGACGTGGGAGGAGGGGTTACCGGCATCTAGTGACACATTTACTGCCTGCTGTAAAAGGTGCATTCTCCAGGCCCAAGTGGTCCTCGGCTATGACACCAACCCGCTGAACATGCAGCAGCCATCTGGGCCTCTCCAGGTAACTCCTATTGACAGGAGTTGCAAGCAAGAGCAACCAACACAAACATGCTGCTCAGACTGCTTGCTCTACTATGAGGTGCCTCTTACTCGGGAGACTCATGTGTCCTGCCAGCTTCCATGAAACAGTAACAGGCGATAAAGGATTCACTTTTAGATAGAGTAAAATCAAATCCTGACAGACATCTCTTAAACACCTAACACAATCTCCCTTTCGAAAACAAGCACTGTTTTCGCCTAAtaacattgttttgttttcaaagtatttatatTTACAGTTACCTTATCAGTTGCAACTATCACAGGAATATAAAGTCTCCTTATAAATATTTAACtgcatgggaattccctggtgatccagtggctaggactctgtgcttccacggctgggggcccaggttcaatccccggttagggaactaagatcccacaaactgtgagccaaagaaaaagaaggcatttaactacaaaaatgtaaattgacttaaagaaaaatattaaataagtaatAACAAGGGTGAATATGGGAATGATAATGGAAGAATAACTCAAGTTCAGGAAACACTGAAACCAATCAAACTGAATTACTAATTGAGGCCTACTTTCACAGACTGGGCCCATAAGTGAAACTCTTCATAAGGGAATCCTGGAATCCATCCTCACTTCCCACAACAGAAATCTTCACAGCAGTCTGATCTCCCATGCCTATAAACCCTCCCCAGGATAGTATGAGGAAGCACtgtgattaaaagaaaaacagtttcacAGAAAACTAGTCGgacagaatattttaaagtttatgaaCAGGATCTGCTGACAGCTTTAAAAATGGCTAAACTTGCCTGGAAATCTCTAGTCAACATAACTGCAAGTTTCCCTCAGGTAGGATTAATCGCTCCCTTCTGGAAATTCCCGTGGAACTTCATCTGTAACTATCCCAGATCATCTTTTTCTACAGCGCTCTTCTGCAATACACGTTTATTTCCCAGACATATGTCTCACAAGATACGTATCTATCTTATGTCACCTTACTTTACTATTAAACCTGTCGAAGACAATAATTTTATGTCTGATCTCTGTAGCCCACAGCAAGCATTCAATAGATgctcaacaaaaaaagaaagaaaaaaaaaggttaatt harbors:
- the LOC122706672 gene encoding E2F-associated phosphoprotein isoform X1, whose protein sequence is MVSEGPATMNRLQDDYDPYAVEEPSDEEPALSSSEDEVDVLLHGTPDQKRKLIRECLTGESESSSEDEFEKEMEAELNSTIKTMEDKLSSLEAGSSGDGIVGTAPTKYYDNIYFDSDSEDEDKAAQETKKKKKKQHRIPTNDELLYDPEKDNRDQAWVDAQRRGYHGFGMHRPRQQQQPVPNSDAVLNCPACMTTLCLDCQRHESYKTQYRAMFVMNCSVNKEEILRYKPPENRKKRRGHKKMKSNQEGAAEEAETDVEEIYHPVMCTECSTEVAVYDKDEVFHFFNVLASHS
- the LOC122706672 gene encoding E2F-associated phosphoprotein isoform X2, coding for MVSEGPATMNRLQDDYDPYAVEEPSDEEPALSSSEDEVDVLLHGTPDQKRKLIRECLTGESESSSEDEFEKEMEAELNSTIKTMEDKLSSLEAGSSGDGIVGTAPTKYYDNIYFDSDSEDEDKAGTMVLECTDHVNSSSLFRTATLS